In Thermococcus stetteri, the following proteins share a genomic window:
- the pyrH gene encoding UMP kinase, whose translation MRIVFDIGGSVLVPDDPDIDFIKAIAYELVKISEDHEVAVVVGGGKVARKYIHAAKTFTPNETFKDYIGIHITRANAMLLIAALGEKAYPFVVQDFRKAWEVIQLKKIPIMGGTHPGHTTDAVAALLAEYLQADLLVVVTNVDGVYDSDPKKNPNAKKLDRITVDQLVEIAMKEESKAGGSGVVDALAAKFIQRGEIRTYIVGKKDAYHLFDVVKGKHSGTVVEP comes from the coding sequence ATGAGGATAGTCTTCGACATAGGCGGCTCTGTTCTCGTTCCCGACGATCCCGATATTGACTTCATCAAGGCGATAGCGTACGAGCTCGTCAAGATAAGCGAGGATCACGAGGTGGCTGTTGTCGTCGGCGGCGGAAAGGTCGCGAGAAAGTACATCCACGCGGCAAAAACCTTCACGCCCAACGAGACCTTCAAGGACTACATAGGAATCCACATCACTAGGGCAAACGCGATGCTCCTAATAGCGGCTCTCGGCGAAAAGGCCTACCCCTTCGTCGTCCAGGACTTCAGGAAAGCCTGGGAGGTCATCCAGCTCAAGAAAATCCCAATAATGGGCGGAACCCACCCGGGACATACCACAGATGCAGTTGCCGCACTGCTGGCGGAATATCTACAAGCTGATCTTCTCGTCGTCGTAACAAATGTTGACGGCGTCTACGACAGCGACCCAAAGAAGAACCCGAACGCCAAGAAGCTCGATAGGATCACAGTTGACCAGCTCGTTGAGATAGCCATGAAAGAGGAGAGCAAGGCAGGAGGAAGCGGCGTCGTTGATGCCCTAGCGGCGAAGTTCATCCAGCGGGGAGAGATAAGAACCTACATCGTAGGTAAGAAGGACGCTTACCACCTCTTTGACGTGGTCAAGGGGAAGCACAGCGGGACAGTTGTGGAACCATAA